The genomic segment GGTTCACGAACGCTCCTGCCAGCAGCGTGGCCCGGACGAGGCGTGACCGGTGCGGCGCTTCTGACGCGTCGCGCACGTGCGGGCCGGATGGCGGCGCATGCGGTGGATGGTGCGACATGGTCATGCCCTCGCCGCGGCGCCGGAATGGAAATGCGCGGAGCATGAGTCGATAACGCGGCCGGTCTGTTGATCGGAAGCAATCAAGCCATCGCGGAGCGTGATGATGCGTTTGCATCGCGCGGCGATGTCGGCTTCGTGGGTGACGATGATGATGGTCTGCCCGGCCAGGTAGAGTCGGTCAAAGATGGCCATGATTTCGTCGCCGGTGACGGTGTCGAGGTTTCCGGTGGGTTCGTCTGCGAGAATGATGTCGGGCTGCTGGGCAAGGGCGCGAGCGATGGCGACGCGTTGCTTCTGGCCGCCGGAGAGCTGATTGGGCCGATGCTTGGCGCGGTCTTCGAGGCCGACGAGCCGCAGGGCGTCCATGGCGCGTTGCCGCCGCCGGGGGACCATGGCGTACATGAGCGGGAGCTGCACGTTCTTCAGGGCGGTGGTGCGCGGCAGCAGCTCGAAATTCTGGAAGACGAAGCCGATCTGTCGACCGCGGATGCGCGCGAGGCCGGACTGGGAGAGGCGCGAGACGTCGCGGCCGTTGAGGAAGTAATTGCCGCGCGTGGGGATGTCGAGGCAGCCGAGGATATTCATCAGGGTGCTTTTGCCCGAGCCGCTTGGCCCCATGATGGCGACGTACTCATTTTCGCCGATGGTGAGCGTGACGCCGCGCAGGGCGTGGACCAGCTCGGTGCCGACGCGGTAGACCTTTTCAAGGTCGCGCAGCTCGATCAAGGCGCTGGGGTCGTTCAGTTGAAGTGATTCCATTCGCTGGGATCCCGGATGCATGCGCCGCGCCGCAA from the Planctomycetia bacterium genome contains:
- a CDS encoding ABC transporter ATP-binding protein; this translates as MIELRDLEKVYRVGTELVHALRGVTLTIGENEYVAIMGPSGSGKSTLMNILGCLDIPTRGNYFLNGRDVSRLSQSGLARIRGRQIGFVFQNFELLPRTTALKNVQLPLMYAMVPRRRQRAMDALRLVGLEDRAKHRPNQLSGGQKQRVAIARALAQQPDIILADEPTGNLDTVTGDEIMAIFDRLYLAGQTIIIVTHEADIAARCKRIITLRDGLIASDQQTGRVIDSCSAHFHSGAAARA